One segment of Clostridium botulinum DNA contains the following:
- a CDS encoding bifunctional diguanylate cyclase/phosphodiesterase codes for MDKLVQDAEIFAKQNIIEDKNIEIEYITNSVDVGVATISCDKFLSINYANDGFYKLIGYTCEELKSLLNNQVIKIINTDDLVKLRKQLLVNTTNNYIKSEIRLKKKNGEIIWILLSGHKFTTNNNLIEFLCVIVDVTEFKQMQHALELEKKHYKIIAEQSNNILFDYDISTCKMVYSIEFTNLTGKDYTIPNFVHNTINNNLIYKEDLPKFLNLIKSLSSGKDFITADLRINDINNSYRWFKVQATILFEDKKPIKAIGNIVDIDKEKRENETLKLKAQLDPLTKVYNKMVTKSLIENYLTTVAKEKYHALMIIDIDNFKSVNDNLGHMFGDSVLSEVSSNIKKVFKESDIVGRIGGDEFIIFIKNISSYEVISQKANDLCTIFKSIYTGENNDFKISCSIGIAIYPTHGTTYNELFKKADKALYSSKNNGKNKFELFNPKLDFFNKNEDLLLNYYTENESYKRFSHGFENDFCNYAFDIMSETKDVNSAINLILAKIGCSFKLSRISILETYDNDRLLGTTYEWCDKNILPSKDIMQNLEFNEWKTYLINFYKNGNLNCSNIYTYNLPYQLSKLYETIKSKSIFQSPILDNGKFKGCVCFDISYKNHTWTDSEIESFTSITKIISSYILNMRTKELLENEKLLTEAVAKNQSLYTYMLKPNSYKLIYLSPNTQDLYPNARVGELCYEAIGNSNMPCKHCPLTDLYKKNIHSNTIEFYNIYLKGWISSTASEINLSLDNKANLICFSNVTNFIDRITSKDTLTGALTLAKFEVLANNLLANTSYTKFALIYCDINKFKYINETSGYAIGNKVLAHFAHFISSFLFSGELICRASADNFIILLKYDNIESLQNRFKIFNEKFMEVQKMHFNNLKIPVICGIYLIESEDRDLSLMIDRANIARKTIKGSHKSKYALYDHELHLKITKEKEIENLMFSSLENNEFLVYLQPKIDLPTQTIVGAEALVRWMSPSKKLIPPNEFIPLFEKNGFIIELDFYVYEEVFKKMNSWIQEGKKVIPISLNVSRSHINDSDFIPRLKKLTEKYNVPTNLIELELTESIFFDNIQVLLNAIIELKALGFTCSIDDFGSGYSSLNLLKDLPIDVLKLDKEFFPNSSINSKEKVIISNIVKMAQDLNIIVISEGIETKEQADFLTEIGCDMAQGYLFDKPMPIKMFEKRLWGQSGI; via the coding sequence ATGGACAAACTTGTTCAAGACGCAGAGATATTCGCTAAGCAAAATATTATAGAAGATAAGAACATAGAAATTGAATATATAACCAATAGTGTTGATGTGGGGGTTGCCACTATTTCTTGTGATAAATTCCTTTCAATTAATTATGCAAATGATGGATTTTACAAACTAATAGGTTATACATGTGAAGAATTAAAAAGTCTACTTAATAATCAAGTTATTAAAATTATTAATACTGATGATTTAGTTAAATTGCGAAAACAATTATTAGTTAATACAACTAACAACTATATAAAATCAGAAATTAGATTAAAGAAAAAAAATGGAGAAATAATTTGGATATTATTAAGTGGACATAAATTTACTACTAATAATAATTTAATTGAATTTCTTTGCGTAATTGTTGATGTTACAGAATTCAAACAAATGCAACATGCTTTGGAACTAGAAAAAAAACATTATAAAATAATTGCTGAGCAATCAAATAATATACTTTTTGATTATGACATTTCAACTTGTAAAATGGTTTATTCAATAGAATTCACCAATCTTACTGGCAAAGACTATACTATTCCTAATTTTGTTCATAACACAATAAATAATAATTTAATTTATAAAGAAGACCTACCTAAATTCTTAAATCTAATAAAATCACTTTCATCTGGGAAAGATTTTATTACTGCAGATCTTAGGATTAATGACATTAACAATTCATATAGATGGTTTAAAGTACAAGCAACTATTTTATTTGAAGATAAAAAACCAATTAAAGCAATTGGAAATATAGTAGATATAGATAAAGAAAAAAGAGAAAATGAGACTTTAAAATTAAAAGCACAACTTGATCCTCTTACTAAGGTTTATAATAAGATGGTCACTAAATCTCTTATTGAAAACTATCTTACTACAGTTGCTAAGGAAAAATATCATGCTCTTATGATTATAGATATTGATAATTTTAAATCTGTAAACGATAATTTAGGCCATATGTTTGGTGATTCAGTTCTTTCTGAAGTTTCATCTAATATAAAGAAGGTTTTTAAAGAGTCTGATATTGTTGGTCGTATAGGTGGAGATGAATTTATAATTTTTATAAAAAATATTAGTTCATATGAAGTAATATCTCAAAAAGCAAATGATCTTTGTACAATTTTTAAAAGTATCTATACAGGTGAAAATAACGATTTCAAAATTTCTTGTAGTATCGGGATAGCTATTTATCCTACTCATGGTACTACATATAATGAATTGTTCAAAAAAGCAGATAAAGCTTTATACAGTTCAAAAAATAACGGAAAAAATAAATTTGAATTATTTAATCCTAAGCTAGACTTTTTTAATAAAAATGAAGATTTGTTACTTAATTATTATACTGAAAATGAAAGTTATAAACGATTTAGTCATGGATTTGAAAATGACTTTTGTAATTATGCCTTTGATATAATGTCAGAAACCAAAGATGTAAATAGTGCAATAAATTTAATTTTAGCTAAGATAGGTTGTTCATTTAAACTAAGTCGCATAAGTATACTAGAAACTTACGATAATGATCGTTTACTTGGAACAACTTATGAGTGGTGTGATAAAAATATATTACCTTCAAAGGATATAATGCAGAACTTAGAATTTAATGAATGGAAAACATATTTAATTAATTTTTATAAAAATGGAAATTTAAACTGTTCCAATATTTATACATATAATTTACCTTATCAATTAAGCAAATTATATGAAACAATTAAAAGTAAATCTATTTTTCAAAGTCCAATTCTTGATAATGGTAAATTTAAAGGCTGTGTTTGCTTTGATATTTCCTATAAAAATCATACATGGACAGACTCTGAAATTGAGTCTTTTACTTCAATAACTAAAATAATAAGTTCTTATATTTTAAATATGCGTACTAAAGAGCTTTTAGAAAATGAAAAACTTTTAACTGAGGCTGTTGCTAAAAATCAAAGTTTATATACATACATGCTGAAGCCAAATTCTTACAAGCTCATCTACCTTAGCCCTAATACTCAAGATTTATATCCTAATGCTAGAGTTGGAGAATTATGTTATGAGGCTATTGGTAATAGTAATATGCCTTGTAAGCACTGCCCTCTTACTGATCTTTATAAAAAAAATATTCATAGCAATACAATAGAATTTTATAATATTTATTTAAAGGGATGGATTAGCTCTACTGCTTCTGAAATAAATTTATCCTTAGATAATAAAGCGAATTTAATTTGTTTTTCTAATGTAACTAATTTTATTGATAGAATAACCTCAAAAGATACTTTAACAGGTGCTCTTACTTTAGCTAAATTTGAAGTACTTGCAAACAATTTATTAGCAAATACATCGTATACTAAATTTGCACTTATTTATTGTGATATTAATAAATTTAAATATATAAATGAAACTTCTGGCTATGCAATTGGAAATAAAGTTTTAGCTCACTTTGCACATTTTATTTCTTCATTCTTATTTAGTGGGGAATTGATTTGTCGTGCTTCTGCAGATAATTTTATTATATTATTAAAATATGATAATATAGAATCTTTACAAAATAGATTTAAAATTTTTAATGAAAAATTTATGGAAGTTCAAAAAATGCATTTTAATAATTTAAAAATCCCCGTTATATGCGGGATATATTTGATAGAGTCAGAAGATAGGGACTTGTCTTTAATGATAGATCGCGCTAATATTGCACGAAAAACAATTAAAGGTTCTCATAAAAGTAAATATGCCTTATACGATCATGAATTACATTTAAAAATTACTAAAGAGAAAGAAATTGAAAATTTAATGTTTTCTTCACTGGAAAATAACGAATTTTTAGTATATTTGCAACCTAAAATTGACCTTCCAACACAAACAATAGTTGGAGCTGAAGCTTTGGTAAGGTGGATGAGTCCAAGTAAAAAACTTATACCACCAAATGAATTCATTCCTTTATTTGAAAAGAACGGCTTTATAATTGAATTAGATTTTTATGTTTATGAAGAGGTATTTAAAAAAATGAATTCATGGATACAAGAAGGTAAAAAAGTTATACCTATTTCTTTAAATGTATCTAGATCTCATATAAATGATAGTGACTTTATTCCTAGATTAAAAAAATTGACAGAAAAATATAATGTTCCAACTAACTTAATAGAACTTGAGTTAACTGAAAGTATATTTTTTGATAATATTCAAGTTTTACTTAATGCAATTATTGAATTAAAAGCTCTTGGATTTACTTGTTCTATCGATGATTTTGGTTCTGGATATTCATCATTAAATCTTTTAAAGGATTTACCTATTGATGTTTTAAAATTAGATAAAGAGTTTTTCCCTAATTCATCTATAAATTCAAAGGAAAAAGTAATAATATCTAATATCGTTAAAATGGCTCAAGATTTAAATATAATAGTAATTTCCGAAGGTATTGAAACAAAAGAACAAGCAGATTTTTTAACTGAAATTGGTTGTGATATGGCTCAAGGGTATCTTTTTGATAAACCTATGCCTATAAAAATGTTTGAAAAAAGATTATGGGGACAAAGTGGCATTTAG
- a CDS encoding EAL domain-containing protein, with amino-acid sequence MSKLKDKITSLLQSLMNKFLIKFFYNSNLCGLATIIFNNSFEISYANLEFFKILGLKKDIFNKDYKNDILSIISKEDIDLFKNIFVTKHNVGDNIKIEFRINKNDANFSWLLLMGRCVSNKNCNYQFICILNDITENKNTQQKLEIETLKLKIQLDPLTKLYNKTASKVLIEDFLKNNTLTSHALMIIDIDNFKFINDNLGHIFGDNILLKVSDTLKSCFDKDDIVGRVGGDEFIVFFKNIINNEMISTKAYTVCNSIKKIYIDEKHSISCSIGISISPVDGVNYYDLFEKSDHALYLAKRYGKDCFEIYDKNKIDVFKESDIFNFHSKNNLYNRYNNTFKNKLISYSFDILSESKDIDDAIVLILSKIGEYFNLSRISILEYSLDDINFNITHEWCNYETPCYKNELQNLLLNDWLYYFSSFNENDVFICNDYSSTLNLPEKNKKLYDKLNVKSFLQCLIKDNEQYKGCINFYNSSEKHFWTANEIKLFTTITKIITSYLLKIRNTQRLEKEKLLFDSIAKNQNIYTYLLKDNSYELLYMSPNLKTTFPNAKCGDVCYKAFFNSDIPCMHCPLSKLTEDNNTNTVEFFNPILETWISMTASKIKLPENIEANLMYFSDITNFLDRIISKDALTGLMTLPKFEVMANELLNKSSNKYALIYSDFDKFKYINETAGYAIGNKVLVKFSYLLSTLLDTDELVCRASADNFLTLIKYTDIETLKNRLINFNNEILKFQKEEFNHIKLSIISGIYLITNVNDSLFSMIDKANVARKTIKGSHKSQFAFYDSKLHIKATEEKKIENRMIDALDNREFVIYLQPKIQLSTKKLVGAEALVRWITPDNVIFYPGKFIPLFEKNGFIVELDFYVYEEVFKVLRNWMDNKKRLLPISMNVSRAHINNDTFISRLITLIKQYGIPINLIELELTENIFLDNIKEVLSKITELKNLGFTFSMDDFGSGYSSLNLLKELPIDVLKLDKSFFPNNSVSSKEKIIVANIVKMAKDLNISVLSEGVETQNQVDFLTQIGCDMVQGYFFSKPIPIDEFEKKFNN; translated from the coding sequence ATGAGCAAACTTAAAGATAAAATAACTTCCTTACTACAATCACTTATGAATAAATTTTTAATTAAATTCTTTTATAATTCTAATTTGTGTGGATTAGCTACTATTATTTTTAATAATTCTTTTGAAATCTCGTACGCAAATCTTGAATTTTTTAAGATTCTTGGATTAAAGAAAGATATTTTTAATAAAGATTATAAAAATGATATTCTTTCGATCATTTCTAAAGAAGATATAGATTTGTTTAAGAACATTTTTGTGACTAAACATAATGTTGGAGACAATATTAAAATTGAATTTAGAATTAATAAAAATGATGCTAATTTTAGTTGGCTACTTCTGATGGGTCGGTGTGTATCTAATAAAAATTGTAATTATCAATTTATATGTATTCTTAATGATATAACAGAAAATAAAAATACTCAGCAAAAATTAGAGATTGAAACATTAAAATTAAAAATTCAATTAGATCCTCTAACTAAGTTATATAATAAAACCGCAAGTAAAGTATTAATTGAAGATTTCTTAAAAAATAATACTTTAACCTCACATGCTCTTATGATTATCGATATTGATAATTTTAAATTTATAAATGATAATTTAGGTCATATATTTGGTGACAATATCCTATTAAAAGTTTCTGATACTTTAAAATCTTGTTTTGATAAAGATGACATTGTTGGACGCGTCGGAGGCGATGAGTTTATTGTATTCTTTAAAAATATTATTAATAACGAGATGATCTCTACTAAGGCTTATACAGTCTGTAATTCAATAAAAAAAATTTATATAGATGAAAAACACAGTATTTCTTGTAGCATTGGAATATCTATTTCGCCAGTTGATGGAGTTAATTATTATGATCTTTTTGAAAAATCTGATCATGCCCTTTATTTGGCTAAAAGATATGGTAAAGATTGTTTTGAAATTTATGATAAAAATAAAATAGATGTTTTTAAAGAAAGTGATATCTTCAATTTTCATTCAAAAAATAACTTATACAATCGATATAACAACACTTTTAAAAATAAATTAATTTCATACTCATTTGATATATTATCTGAAAGTAAAGATATAGATGATGCTATAGTCTTGATTCTATCTAAAATTGGTGAATATTTTAATTTGAGCAGAATAAGTATATTAGAATATTCACTAGATGATATTAACTTCAATATTACTCATGAATGGTGTAATTATGAAACACCATGTTATAAAAATGAACTACAAAACCTATTATTAAATGATTGGCTATATTATTTTTCTAGTTTTAATGAAAATGATGTATTTATTTGTAATGATTATTCATCAACTTTAAATTTACCAGAAAAAAATAAAAAACTCTATGATAAACTTAATGTAAAATCATTTTTACAATGTCTTATAAAAGACAATGAACAGTATAAAGGATGTATTAATTTCTACAATTCTTCTGAAAAACATTTCTGGACTGCAAATGAAATCAAATTGTTTACTACAATAACAAAAATAATAACTTCATATTTATTGAAAATACGTAATACTCAACGTCTTGAAAAAGAAAAACTCCTTTTTGACTCTATTGCTAAAAATCAAAATATATATACCTATCTTTTAAAAGACAACAGCTATGAGCTATTATATATGAGTCCCAATTTAAAAACCACATTTCCAAATGCAAAATGTGGTGACGTATGTTATAAAGCTTTTTTCAATAGCGATATTCCTTGTATGCATTGTCCATTATCCAAATTAACTGAAGACAATAATACTAATACAGTTGAATTTTTTAATCCAATACTCGAAACTTGGATTAGTATGACAGCTTCTAAAATAAAATTACCTGAAAATATTGAAGCAAATTTAATGTACTTTTCTGATATAACAAATTTTTTAGATAGAATTATTTCTAAAGATGCTTTAACAGGTCTTATGACATTACCTAAATTTGAGGTCATGGCTAATGAACTATTAAATAAATCAAGTAATAAATATGCACTTATATATTCAGATTTTGATAAATTTAAATATATAAATGAAACTGCTGGTTATGCTATTGGAAATAAAGTTTTAGTTAAGTTTTCGTATCTTTTATCTACACTTCTTGACACGGATGAGTTAGTATGTAGAGCTTCTGCTGATAATTTTTTAACTCTTATAAAATACACTGATATCGAAACATTAAAAAATAGACTGATAAATTTTAATAATGAAATATTAAAATTTCAAAAGGAAGAATTTAATCATATAAAACTCTCTATAATTAGTGGAATTTATTTGATAACTAATGTAAATGACAGCTTATTTTCAATGATTGACAAAGCAAATGTGGCCAGAAAAACTATTAAAGGCTCACATAAAAGCCAATTTGCATTTTATGATTCTAAGCTTCATATAAAAGCTACTGAAGAAAAAAAAATAGAAAATCGTATGATTGATGCCTTAGATAACAGAGAATTCGTAATCTATTTACAACCCAAAATTCAACTTTCTACAAAAAAATTAGTTGGTGCTGAAGCCCTTGTACGATGGATTACCCCTGATAATGTGATTTTTTATCCAGGAAAATTTATTCCCTTGTTTGAGAAAAATGGTTTTATTGTTGAATTAGATTTTTATGTTTATGAAGAAGTTTTTAAAGTTCTTCGTAATTGGATGGATAATAAAAAGAGACTGCTACCGATTTCTATGAATGTATCAAGAGCTCATATAAATAATGATACTTTTATTTCTAGATTAATAACATTAATCAAGCAATATGGTATTCCAATAAATTTAATAGAGCTTGAGCTTACTGAAAATATTTTTCTTGATAATATAAAAGAAGTATTAAGTAAAATAACTGAATTAAAAAACCTTGGATTTACTTTTTCAATGGATGATTTTGGTTCTGGATATTCTTCTTTAAATCTTTTAAAGGAATTACCTATAGATGTTTTGAAACTAGATAAAAGCTTTTTTCCTAATAATAGTGTAAGCTCTAAGGAAAAAATAATTGTAGCTAATATTGTGAAGATGGCTAAAGATCTTAATATTTCAGTTTTATCTGAGGGTGTAGAAACTCAAAATCAAGTAGATTTTTTAACTCAAATCGGATGTGATATGGTTCAAGGATACTTTTTTTCAAAGCCTATACCAATTGATGAATTTGAAAAGAAATTTAACAATTAA
- a CDS encoding tRNA 2-thiocytidine(32) synthetase TtcA — protein sequence MQKLLSKMRQAINDFDMIQDGDKIAVGLSGGKDSLTLLHLLNTYKKFSPQKFELIAITLNPGGVDNSPLYTLCENLEVPFYEIQTDIKKIVFDLRKEKNPCSLCANLRRGALHHSAENLGCNKVALGHHKDDALETLMLSMSYEGRINCFSPKTLMHKNTITLIRPMVYIEEHNIRSVVKKYNLPVIKNPCPADGKTKRQDIKELIDELNNKIPGFKKNLFGCLNNSEQLFIWNKDLIK from the coding sequence ATGCAAAAACTTCTTAGTAAAATGCGACAAGCAATAAATGATTTTGATATGATTCAAGATGGAGATAAAATAGCAGTTGGACTCTCTGGAGGAAAAGATAGCTTAACTTTATTACATCTTTTAAATACATACAAGAAATTTTCACCCCAAAAATTTGAACTTATAGCAATTACATTAAATCCAGGTGGTGTAGATAATTCTCCACTATATACATTATGTGAAAATTTAGAAGTTCCTTTTTATGAAATACAAACAGATATAAAAAAGATTGTATTTGATTTAAGAAAAGAAAAAAATCCGTGTTCTTTATGTGCAAATCTTAGACGAGGTGCTCTACATCATAGTGCAGAAAATTTAGGTTGCAATAAAGTTGCACTTGGTCATCATAAGGACGATGCTTTAGAAACACTTATGTTATCAATGTCATATGAGGGAAGAATTAATTGTTTTTCACCTAAAACACTTATGCATAAAAATACTATAACATTAATAAGACCAATGGTTTATATAGAAGAACATAATATTAGAAGTGTTGTTAAAAAATATAACCTTCCTGTTATAAAGAATCCATGTCCTGCTGACGGTAAAACAAAAAGACAAGATATAAAAGAATTAATTGATGAACTTAATAATAAAATTCCAGGTTTTAAAAAGAATCTTTTTGGTTGTTTAAATAATTCTGAGCAACTTTTTATTTGGAATAAAGATTTAATTAAATGA
- the sfsA gene encoding DNA/RNA nuclease SfsA codes for MIFEKKTHIVEFVRRPNRFQGYVIIDGKEELVHVPNTGRCKEILIPGCRALIREENGQNRKTRFSLIGAYKGKNLINIDSQIPNKVVEEALINKKINGLEKYTKICREKTFGNSRFDFKLEDPLNNEYYLEVKGVTLEENGLCRFPDAPTERGTKHLLELIEVKNNNIGAGVLFLVQLENVKSFSPNDDTDPKFAAALKKAKSSGVDIFVYKCSVSENHIELSQSVELKL; via the coding sequence ATGATATTTGAGAAAAAAACACACATAGTTGAGTTTGTAAGACGTCCAAATAGATTTCAGGGATATGTTATTATAGATGGAAAAGAAGAATTAGTACATGTCCCTAATACGGGTAGATGTAAAGAAATATTAATACCTGGTTGCAGAGCATTAATAAGAGAAGAGAATGGACAAAATAGAAAAACTAGATTCAGCTTAATAGGAGCCTATAAAGGCAAAAATTTAATAAATATCGATTCACAAATACCAAATAAAGTTGTTGAAGAAGCTCTTATTAATAAAAAAATTAATGGGTTAGAAAAATATACAAAAATCTGTAGAGAAAAAACCTTTGGAAATAGTAGATTTGATTTTAAATTAGAAGATCCTTTAAACAATGAGTATTACTTAGAAGTAAAAGGCGTTACGTTAGAGGAAAATGGACTTTGCCGATTCCCAGATGCACCTACCGAAAGAGGTACAAAGCATTTACTAGAATTAATTGAAGTTAAAAATAACAATATAGGGGCTGGAGTACTTTTTTTAGTTCAATTAGAAAATGTAAAAAGTTTTTCACCAAATGATGATACTGACCCTAAATTTGCTGCTGCATTAAAAAAAGCTAAATCTTCTGGTGTAGATATTTTTGTATATAAATGCAGTGTTAGTGAAAATCATATTGAACTATCTCAATCTGTTGAATTAAAATTATAA
- a CDS encoding low molecular weight phosphatase family protein has translation MKKKVAFICVHNSCRSQIAEALGKLYGSDVFECYSAGTEVKPEINQDAVRIIKKLYNVDMNKDQKSKLLSDIPKVDIVIKMGCNVVCPYLPAKHIEDWGLEDPTNKNHDEFVKIAKSIEEKILDLAKRIKMNEI, from the coding sequence ATGAAAAAAAAAGTTGCATTTATATGTGTGCACAATTCATGTAGGTCACAAATAGCAGAGGCATTAGGAAAACTCTATGGAAGTGATGTATTTGAATGTTATTCAGCAGGCACAGAAGTTAAACCAGAAATCAATCAAGATGCAGTAAGAATAATTAAAAAATTATACAATGTAGATATGAATAAGGATCAAAAGTCAAAATTGTTAAGTGATATACCTAAAGTTGATATAGTAATAAAGATGGGATGTAATGTAGTATGTCCATATCTTCCAGCTAAACATATTGAAGATTGGGGATTAGAAGATCCTACTAATAAAAATCATGACGAGTTTGTAAAAATAGCAAAATCAATTGAAGAAAAAATACTTGATTTAGCTAAAAGAATAAAAATGAATGAGATTTAA
- a CDS encoding ArsR/SmtB family transcription factor → METKYELNSKIFKALSDPNRIKILDLLSCGEKCACNILENFEFTQPTLSHHMKVLIECGLVGCRKEGIWNHYKLNSANCNKLVLFLMNIVTETEDCICNNILKCKDNK, encoded by the coding sequence ATGGAAACAAAATATGAATTGAATTCAAAAATATTTAAAGCATTAAGTGATCCAAATAGAATAAAAATATTAGATTTACTTTCTTGTGGAGAAAAGTGTGCTTGTAATATACTAGAGAATTTTGAATTTACTCAACCAACATTATCACATCATATGAAAGTGCTGATAGAGTGTGGGCTAGTAGGTTGTAGAAAAGAAGGAATATGGAATCACTACAAACTAAATAGTGCAAATTGTAATAAGCTTGTTTTGTTTTTAATGAATATAGTTACAGAAACAGAAGACTGTATTTGTAATAATATATTAAAATGCAAAGATAATAAATAG